The Neoasaia chiangmaiensis sequence GCGTGCTGGGCGGTTCGTTCAACCCGGCGCATGTGGGGCATTTGCAGCTTGCGCGCTACGCGTTGCAGCATCTGCGGCTGGATCAGGTCTGGCTGATGGTGTCGCCGGGCAACCCGCTGAAATCGCGCCATGGCATGGCGCCGTTCGCCGCGCGGCTGGCAAGTGCGACCCGGTTGGCCGATGGGCGGCGCATCATCGCCACGGATATCGAGGCGCGTCTTCATCGTCGCTACACGGTGGAGACGATGGCCGTGCTTCGGCAGCGCTTTCCGCGGGCGCGATTCGTCTGGCTGATGGGGGCCGATGGTCTGGCCTCCCTGCCGCGCTGGCGGCGGTGGCAGGATCTGGCGAGGCTGGTGCCGATCGCCATCCTGCCCCGGCCCGGCAGCAATATCGGCGCGCTGGAAGGCCTGGCGGCGCATCGATTGCGGCATACGCGACGGCCGCCGCGTCGTGGGCCGGTGCTTGCGCGCTATAAAGGTTCAGCCTGGACTTTTCTTCCGGCCCCGCAGAACGGTATATCGGCGACAGCGTTGCGCGATTCGGGCATGATTGCCGACGCGCCCTGACTGCCATGATGAACCGGAGTGCGAGCCATCGCCAGGAAGCCGACAACCGATACGCCTGCCACGCCCGCACGACGGACTGGCAAATCGACAAAATCCCCCGCCGCCTTGGCTGAAGCCGCCAAATCGGCCGGAACGCCGCGCAAGAAGGCTGCGGCGGCTGGCCCCAAGCGTGGCCAGCGCGTGACGCGTGAAGCCGCCGAGCGCGAGGCGCTGGAGAAGGCGCTTGCCGTCATCACCGCCAGCCTCGAGGCGGACAAGGCGGAGGACATCGTCGTCCTCGATCTCACCGGCCGGGCGAGCTTTGCGGACCGGATGGTGATCGCGACCGGTCAGGTCGATCGTCAGATCACGGCCATGGCGACGCATCTCGAGCGCAAGCTGAACGAGGAAGCCGGCATCAAGCGGGTGTTGATCGAAGGCGCCAACGGCTCGGACTGGGTGCTGATCGACGTGGGCGACATCGTCGTGCATCTCTTCAAGCCCGACAGCCGCGTTCTGTATGGGTTGGAGCGCATGTGGGGTGCGGATTTCGACGCGACCGATTCGGACGATTCGGTCACGACGCTCTGACCGTGCGGTTGATCGCGATCGGCCGGATGAAGGCCGGTCCGGAGCGCGACCTGCTCGATCGTTATGCGGCGAGGCTGCGGCCGCGTCTGGATGTGACCGAGATTGCCGAAACGCGCGGTTCGGCGCTGGAGATCCGGCGTCGGGATGCGGCATCGCTGCTCGGGGCCTGCCCGGATAACGCTCTTGTCGTCGCGCTGGACGAGGGGGGAGCCACGCCGGACAGTCTCGAATTCGCCGGGATGATGGTGCGGTGGCGCGAAACCGGGCGACCGCTCTGTTTCCTGATCGGTGGTGCGGAGGGACTCGAATCCAGCGTCATCGACCGGGCGGATGCGACATTGTCCTTCGGGCGCATGACGTGGCCGCACATGCTGGTGCGTGGCCTGCTGGCGGAGCAACTCTATCGGGCGCAGGCCATCAATACGGGCCATCCCTATCATCGGGCCGCCAGACCCCGGGATTAGACACCCGGTCGTTGAGTCAAAAAAAAAGCCCCCGGGTTTTCCCGGAGGCATTCAAAGCGGTCTTCGGGAAATCGGGCCGATGATTATCGGATATTGCGGTTCGGCGCGTCGATCGCAAAGGCGTCGTCTGGCGCCTCGGCTACTTCCGTGGACGCCATCGGGTGACGCAGGGCGTCGAAGTTGCCTTCGATCGCACGATGGGTTGCGACGCGGCGTGTGGCAAAGGCCGGCTGGACCGTGGCCTGGACCGGCGTGTTGCTGGCCATCATCACGCCATTGTCGGGACGGCCATAGATGAAGCCGTAGGTCGGGTAGATGCTGCCGTAGTCTTCGCTACGACCGTTCAGCGCCACCCGCACGGCGCTCCAGTCGTTGTTGGGCGAGACGTCGATGACATGCACGTTACGGGAAATGCCGCGCTGTGCCCAATGGGACTGGTCGATGACGATGGTGCGGCTATCCTGAATTTCTTTCACGACGGCGACATGACCGAGCGGCATCCGGCGCGTGGCGCGGAAGTTCAGGACCGAGCCGGGCTCCGGTGCCGCGCCGCGTGCATAGACGCCGCGTGCGTTATACCACCAGTCAGCGGCGTTCCCGTGCAGGATGACATCCGACGCCGTCTTGGCGAAAGCGACGCACTGGATGACGTGACCGACGCTGTAGTGGCGACGCGCCACGAAGCGGGTGTGGTGGAAGTTTGCGTGGCGGACAAACCGATGCCGGGCTTCGGCCGACTGGCTGCCCATGGCCATTGTAAGAAGCAATGAAAGGATTGTCAGAGAAGAAAAAATGGGCCTGCGGCGTGATTTCAGGCAACTTCTCTGCGTCACGTTCATTATTTCCCGGATGGCGTCTTGTCCCGAGATCAGAGCTAACAGGGTTTACGCAACCCTGGCAAGCCGTGTACGCATCACTTGGAAATAATTTGTGTGGTTTTGGAGCGACAGTTAGCTGTTGCCGCTCCGCCTCACTTTTGAAGCCGACAGATTACTTGGTCGTCACCAGCATGATTTCGACGGCCATGCGCGGATCGGCGAGAACGGCCTGCACGCAGGCGCGTGCCGGGGCCTGACCTTCCGGCAACCAGGCGGTCCAGAGTTCGTTGAGAATGGCGCGATCGTCGATGTTCTTCAGCCAGATCTGCGCTTGCAGGATGCGCGTATTGTCCGTGCCGTGCCGTTCAAGCAATTCGTCAAGCTGGGAAAGCACGTCCGCTGTCTGTGCCTTCATGTCCGCATCGAGGTTTCGGGCGACGATGCCCTGCGTGAAGACGAAACCGTGATATTCGACGGCCTTGGACAGGATCGGGTTGGGTTCGGTGCGCAGGATGCGGCTCATGGTATGGCTCCTCTGAAATCGTCTGTGTCGATGGCGGCGGATTGTGGTTCGGCGCGCCCATGCGGTCAACCATGGGGCCGCATGCTTGCATGGCGGCGGCGGGCACGGTATCGCGCGGGGGCCATAAGGCAACCGATACAAAGAGGGAGATCGGGCCGATGCGGGTTCGGACCGTTCAGGTGACGCCGCTGCGTCAGAACTGCACCGTGATGGATGACCCCGCGACCGGCCATGCCGTTGTGGTGGATCCGGGCGGCGACGTGGACGTATTGCTGGCGGCGCTGGATGGCCTGACGGTCGATGTGGTTCTTCTGACGCATGGCCATCTGGACCACGCGGGCGGGGCCGATGCGCTTCGGGCGGCGCTTGTCGCGCGTCAGGGAGGGCCGGTCGCGCTTCTGGGGCCTGATTCCCGTGACGATTTCCTGTTGGCGTCGATCGTGAACCAGGCCGCGGCTTTCGGGCTGACCGGCATGGACAACGCGCATCCGGACCGGGCCTTGCGCGATGGCGAGACGCTTTCATTGCTGGGACGCAAGATCGAGGTGGCGTTGGTGCCGGGGCATACGCCGGGTCATATTGTGTTCATCGATCGTCAGGACAGGCTCGCCATCGTTGGCGATACGCTTTTCCGCGGTGTGATCGGTCGCACGGACTTCGCTTATGGCGATCAGGCCGCGCTGGTCGAGGGCATCCGGACGAGGTTACTGACGTTGCCGGACGACACCACCGTGCTGCCGGGCCATGGACTGCCGACGACGATCGGCGAGGAACGTCGCACCAACCCGTTTTTGAGATGATAGGAAAACCGATCCGATGAACCTGATGAACATGGGTCGTCTGCTGTCATTGGCCGGCGTGCTGGCCATGCCGACATACGCCCGGGCGGCGGATGCGGTGCCGGCAGCACCGACGCAGGCCCAGGCTGAACTGCCGCGCGTGCCGTTGACGATCACCAGCCGCGACGGCAAGGCGCATGTGTTCTCGGTCGAGCAGGCCAGGACGGCGCGCGAGCAGGAAGTGGGGGAGATGTTCCGCAAGGTGCTGCCGGAAGATCGCGGCATGCTGTTTCTCTGGCCGTCGCCGCAATCTTCCGACATGTGGATGCGCAATACGCTCGTGCCGCTGGATATCGTCTTCATTGATGAGACGAATCATATCCATGCGATCGCGGAGAATGCGGTGCCGCTGAGCGAAGCGCATATCAGCAGTCAGGGGGCTGTGGCGGCGACGCTCGAACTGGCGGGCGGCACGACGGAGAAGCTTGGGATCGAGGTTGGCGATACGGTGGCCTCGACGGCATTGCCGCATGCGAAGTAATCCTGCCGCATGAAGATATTGCTGACAGGTGCCGCCGGATTCGTTGGCTATCATACGGCCGAAGCCCTGCTGGCGGCGGGTCATCAGGTTGTCGGACTCGATAACCTCAACGATTACTATGATCCGGGCCTGAAACGCGCGCGACTGGCGCGGTTGCTTGAGCGGCCCGGTTTCGTTTTTGCCGCGATCGATCTGAGCGATTCGATGGCGGTCGAAAGACTCGTCGCCGAACATGGGGACATTACCCATGTCGTGCATCTGGCGGCGCAGGCTGGTGTCCGGCACTCGCTGGAGGATCCCTGTGCTTATGTGACGGCCAATATCACGGCGTATGTGGTGCTGTTGGAAGCGGTGCGGAAACTGCCGGGGCTGATGCATATCGTCTATGCCTCGTCGTCGTCGGTTTATGGATTGAATGCGTCGCTGCCATTCCGGGAAGACGATCGTGTCGATCGTCCGGGATCGTTTTATGCCGTGACCAAGCGGGCGGGTGAGCTGACGGCCCATGCGTATGCGCATCTCTATGGCCTGAAGCAGACGGGGCTGCGTTTCTTCACGGCCTATGGCCCGTGGGGTCGTCCGGATATGGCCTATTACAAATTCGCGGCCGCCATTGCTGCCGGTCAGCCGTTGACCCTGTATGCGGGTGACGGACTGGCGCGGGACTTCACCTACATCGACGATATCGTGCGAGGTATCGTCGCCGTGCTGGATCGTCCCCCGCGGGAAGGCGCGCGGATTCTGAACCTCGGCAGCGACCGGCCTGAGCCGGTGCGTCGTCTGGTGTCCCTGCTGGAAGAGAATCTGGGGCGGCTGGCGGTCGTTCATGAGAAACCGAGGCCGCGATCCGACGTGGAGGCGACATGGTCGTGTGTCACTGAAATCGAGGCGCTGACGGGCTGGAAACCCACAGTTTCCCTGGATGAAGGGGTCGCACGTTTCGTGACGTGGTTCAGGGCCTATCACCTCGGCGGATAAAAAAAT is a genomic window containing:
- a CDS encoding nicotinate-nucleotide adenylyltransferase translates to MAIGVLGGSFNPAHVGHLQLARYALQHLRLDQVWLMVSPGNPLKSRHGMAPFAARLASATRLADGRRIIATDIEARLHRRYTVETMAVLRQRFPRARFVWLMGADGLASLPRWRRWQDLARLVPIAILPRPGSNIGALEGLAAHRLRHTRRPPRRGPVLARYKGSAWTFLPAPQNGISATALRDSGMIADAP
- the rsfS gene encoding ribosome silencing factor, which produces MAEAAKSAGTPRKKAAAAGPKRGQRVTREAAEREALEKALAVITASLEADKAEDIVVLDLTGRASFADRMVIATGQVDRQITAMATHLERKLNEEAGIKRVLIEGANGSDWVLIDVGDIVVHLFKPDSRVLYGLERMWGADFDATDSDDSVTTL
- a CDS encoding 23S rRNA (pseudouridine(1915)-N(3))-methyltransferase RlmH, producing the protein MRLIAIGRMKAGPERDLLDRYAARLRPRLDVTEIAETRGSALEIRRRDAASLLGACPDNALVVALDEGGATPDSLEFAGMMVRWRETGRPLCFLIGGAEGLESSVIDRADATLSFGRMTWPHMLVRGLLAEQLYRAQAINTGHPYHRAARPRD
- a CDS encoding CHAP domain-containing protein; translated protein: MNVTQRSCLKSRRRPIFSSLTILSLLLTMAMGSQSAEARHRFVRHANFHHTRFVARRHYSVGHVIQCVAFAKTASDVILHGNAADWWYNARGVYARGAAPEPGSVLNFRATRRMPLGHVAVVKEIQDSRTIVIDQSHWAQRGISRNVHVIDVSPNNDWSAVRVALNGRSEDYGSIYPTYGFIYGRPDNGVMMASNTPVQATVQPAFATRRVATHRAIEGNFDALRHPMASTEVAEAPDDAFAIDAPNRNIR
- a CDS encoding RidA family protein, producing the protein MSRILRTEPNPILSKAVEYHGFVFTQGIVARNLDADMKAQTADVLSQLDELLERHGTDNTRILQAQIWLKNIDDRAILNELWTAWLPEGQAPARACVQAVLADPRMAVEIMLVTTK
- a CDS encoding MBL fold metallo-hydrolase, with the translated sequence MRVRTVQVTPLRQNCTVMDDPATGHAVVVDPGGDVDVLLAALDGLTVDVVLLTHGHLDHAGGADALRAALVARQGGPVALLGPDSRDDFLLASIVNQAAAFGLTGMDNAHPDRALRDGETLSLLGRKIEVALVPGHTPGHIVFIDRQDRLAIVGDTLFRGVIGRTDFAYGDQAALVEGIRTRLLTLPDDTTVLPGHGLPTTIGEERRTNPFLR
- a CDS encoding DUF192 domain-containing protein, translated to MPTYARAADAVPAAPTQAQAELPRVPLTITSRDGKAHVFSVEQARTAREQEVGEMFRKVLPEDRGMLFLWPSPQSSDMWMRNTLVPLDIVFIDETNHIHAIAENAVPLSEAHISSQGAVAATLELAGGTTEKLGIEVGDTVASTALPHAK
- a CDS encoding NAD-dependent epimerase/dehydratase family protein; translated protein: MKILLTGAAGFVGYHTAEALLAAGHQVVGLDNLNDYYDPGLKRARLARLLERPGFVFAAIDLSDSMAVERLVAEHGDITHVVHLAAQAGVRHSLEDPCAYVTANITAYVVLLEAVRKLPGLMHIVYASSSSVYGLNASLPFREDDRVDRPGSFYAVTKRAGELTAHAYAHLYGLKQTGLRFFTAYGPWGRPDMAYYKFAAAIAAGQPLTLYAGDGLARDFTYIDDIVRGIVAVLDRPPREGARILNLGSDRPEPVRRLVSLLEENLGRLAVVHEKPRPRSDVEATWSCVTEIEALTGWKPTVSLDEGVARFVTWFRAYHLGG